A region of Saccopteryx leptura isolate mSacLep1 chromosome X, mSacLep1_pri_phased_curated, whole genome shotgun sequence DNA encodes the following proteins:
- the LOC136386274 gene encoding histone H2A-Bbd type 1-like, with the protein MGHSQKNAADITSGKRRDRHHPKKHATSRRARAELQFPVSRVDRHLRGGHYAERLSSLTPVFLAGILEYLVAYLLELASKEADNRHGGRITSQDMKRMVENNLQQLHGLLSRTPVLEMTGFLHPGRRSDARVPEPADLHNSLI; encoded by the coding sequence ATGGGCCACTCCCAGAAAAATGCAGCAGACATCACGTCTGGGAAAAGAAGAGACCGGCACCATCCTAAGAAGCATGCCACCTCCCGCAGAGCCAGAGCCGAGCTGCAATTCCCTGTGAGTCGTGTGGACCGCCACCTGCGAGGTGGTCACTATGCTGAACGCCTGTCCTCGTTGACGCCTGTTTTCCTCGCTGGCATCCTCGAGTACTTGGTGGCCTACCTCCTGGAGCTGGCGAGCAAGGAGGCTGACAACCGTCACGGGGGGCGCATCACCTCACAGGACATGAAGAGAATGGTAGAAAACAACCTGCAGCAGCTCCACGGCCTTTTGAGCAGGACACCTGTACTTGAGATGACGGGATTCCTTCACCCAGGAAGAAGAAGTGATGCCCGGGTCCCAGA